Genomic DNA from Bosea sp. (in: a-proteobacteria):
GCCCCCGGGGGAATCATGCGCGACGTTGATCTGTTTGTGATCGGCGCGGGATCGGGGGGCGTGCGCGCCGCGCGCATCGCCGCAGGACATGGCGCGCGCGTCATGATCGCCGAAGAAGACCGCATCGGCGGAACCTGCGTGATTCGCGGCTGCGTTCCCAAGAAGCTCTATGTCTATGCCAGCCGCTTCGCGGACGACATCGCGGACGCGGCCGCTTTCGGCTGGAACGTGGGGGAAGCCAGCTTCGACTGGCCGCGGCTGCGCGATGCCGTGTCGGCCGAGGTCGCGCGCCTGTCCGGGCTCTATCGCAAGGGCCTCAACGCCGCCGGCGTCGAGATCGTCGAGGAACGCGCCGTCGTCACGGGCCCGGACACGGTGCGCCTGGCGCGCTCGGGCGAGACCATCCGCGCCCGCCGCATCCTTGTGGCGACCGGAGGCTGGCCCAGCTTCGATCCAGCCATTCCGGGCGGCGAGCTTGGCATCACCTCCAACGAGGTCTTCCACCTGCCGTCGCTGCCGCGCCGCATGGTCGTGGTCGGGGCGGGCTACATCGCGCTCGAGTTTGCCTCCGTCTTCGCGCGCCTCGGCGTTGCAGTCACGGTGCTGCACCGCGGCGACAATGTGCTGCGCGGCTTCGACGAGGATATCCGACTGCGCCTGAAGGAGGCGCTGCTGCGGGGCGGCATCAGCCTGCGCCTTGGCGTCACCATCGCCTCCATCGCGGAAGGCGAGGGGGGCGTGCGCCACCTTGCCTTGTCGGACGGGTTTACGCTGGAGACCGACGTGCTGATGGTGGCCACCGGCCGCCGTCCGAACACGGCGGGGCTGGGGCTCGAAAGCGCCGGGGTCGAACTTGGTCCCGATGGCGCGATCAAGGTGGACGATGCCTCGCGCACCTCCTGCCCGTCGATCTTCGCCGTGGGAGACGTGACCAACCGCGTCAATCTCACCCCGGTCGCCATCCGCGAGGGCCATGCCTTCGCCGACAGCGAGTTCGGAGCCAGGCCCTGGACAGTGAAGCATTTCCCCATCGCCACGGCCGTCTTCACCACGCCCGAGATCGGCGCCATCGGCCGCTCCGAGCACGAAGCGATCCGGATGGGCTGCAAGGTGCGGATCTTCGACACGGCTTTCCGCCCGATGCGCGCCACCATGACGGGCCGCGAGGACCGCACCTACATGAAGCTCGTGGTCTGCGCC
This window encodes:
- the gor gene encoding glutathione-disulfide reductase, whose product is MRDVDLFVIGAGSGGVRAARIAAGHGARVMIAEEDRIGGTCVIRGCVPKKLYVYASRFADDIADAAAFGWNVGEASFDWPRLRDAVSAEVARLSGLYRKGLNAAGVEIVEERAVVTGPDTVRLARSGETIRARRILVATGGWPSFDPAIPGGELGITSNEVFHLPSLPRRMVVVGAGYIALEFASVFARLGVAVTVLHRGDNVLRGFDEDIRLRLKEALLRGGISLRLGVTIASIAEGEGGVRHLALSDGFTLETDVLMVATGRRPNTAGLGLESAGVELGPDGAIKVDDASRTSCPSIFAVGDVTNRVNLTPVAIREGHAFADSEFGARPWTVKHFPIATAVFTTPEIGAIGRSEHEAIRMGCKVRIFDTAFRPMRATMTGREDRTYMKLVVCADTDTVLGAHMLGPDAGEIMQSLGVAITMGATKADFDRTIALHPSAAEEFVTMRTPRAS